The Phaeodactylum tricornutum CCAP 1055/1 chromosome 6, whole genome shotgun sequence region CAGGATTCCGAATATTCTAATgttgttttgaaaaaaatgTAAATATGCTATCTACAGTTACTTGGATCGTGTATTGCTGAAGAAAAGAGGAACACATTGATTAACCGTGTGCTTTGTGCTAGCACACCAATGTTAACCAGCATTTGCCGCAGAAGAGCCTGGTTTTTCTGCATTGGAGCTGGAATGCATGTGGTCAGCCTGTAGGTTGTTCGCATTTCAATAAACATCCAAGTAATCACTCTGTGATTACGGCAACGTAAGTCGCTCACTGTCCAAAAaatgactgactgtgactacCAGAATCAAACTCCTTAGATGTGTATCAAATCGCGACGTAAATCACAAAGGCTGTGTTCGAGCCTATGTTCCTACGCTTAAGAAGAATTTCAATCCCACAAAGTATCGCCTACCAGTTTCCTTCTAGTAGACCGGCGTTGAATCGTGGGTGAAAAAGATTGTGGttcgtttcacagtcaactttTCCGCTCAGTAAACGAAGGGACGAGACACGCAAAATTGCACAAACTCGAACACCGTCGCCTCCAACTGCCGGCTTTGACAGATCAATACATTCGTGTTTGAGGGGCTTTGTATTCATATCAGCTCTGACATGAGTCTTGAAGAATCATCGACGATGCCTGAAGAGAACGATGTCCTTTTAGGGCGCGGGGGAGCAACAAATAACCATTATGGCAACTGTGCATACCGTTCAATCGTGGCTGGTTATCGAACAGAATACCTCGCTGCACGGAAAAAGGACAAGGTTGTCATTGCCCGGAAGATTGTAGAACTCGTTCATCGAAACGGAGGAAGATTTTTGGCCCGAGATGATGTGTCTGATGCTTGGACAGAAGCTCCCGACAAAAGGGCCGTCTCAAAGACATCTCAAACGCTTCGGGAAGGTTTGGATGTCCGCAACAATGTgattcggacgaagaaaagtgTTCGCCATAGCTCAGATTTTGTTGGGTCAGACGAGGGCAGCCGAAAGCGAGCAAAGATTTCATCTGGGAAGTTATCTCCCGCCATTGTGAGTCTTTCGGGTGAAAACGCCAGGGATATGCCTGATCTTCACGAGGAAGTTGAGACAATGTTACGCTACCAACCTTCTCCTATTGATCGGTCCCATATGAAGAATGTATGCGAAATATGAAAACAAACTTGAATGGCACAACGGCTCCAAACTATTCTAATGCATCCATAAAGACTTATTTAAACATGAAAGGGAGTACCTGTTTAAAAAGCATATTCGAAGGCATTCGTTGTGGTTGCTTGCTTTAGTGGGCTGGTGATTGATATCTTTTGCCCTCCCAAACATTGTTGCTCCACCCTGGCTTGAAGGACGTTggcattctgtttccaaGCATATTTACGGTAGTGCGTACCAGGCAAATCCGCGTGGACTGCTGTAGCATGACGAAATACACGCTTTTTCATTCGTTATGGCTACTGATACACAATGGTGCTCTTCACAAAACTTTTCTTCGTACGAGTTTTTGTCTACGTACCTTTCAACGAGTAACACAGTACAGTGCAACGTTGCTACTCCCCAAAAGTTTTTGCGATTCTACAGAAATAAGATGTAATTGGCAAGCTATTCGCAAGCAAATCCAGTTGTCTTTCATCATAGTATATGTGCAATGACTAAACAGCTTACTCCATAGAAGGATGAACTACATGTGTCGAATATGTAAAGGAACGGATCGGGTGCGAAAGCTTTCATTTTCAGAACTGCTTCAGCTCGACCATTGAAGGCGCTCGACCCATTCCGTTGGCCTGTAATTCTGGACAGACTTCCAGTTCGCGCGTGGCGTAGGCCTTTTGGTACCAGTGCGCAGTACGGCGAATACCTTCTTCGAAGGAAATCTTGGACTTGTATCCCAAAAGTCGGTCGGCCTTGGAAACATCGGCGCAGGTGTAGGGCACGTCACCAGGTTGATCCGGCATGACACGAATAACTGCCTTGCGATCAGTGTGCTTTTGAACCAAGTCGATGAATTCCTTTAGGGAGGTTCCGCTACCTTTTCCCAGGTTGAAGACTTCGTACTTGTGGGGACGGTCGATTGCACGGACCACACCGTCAACAATATCCGAAATGTAGGTGTAATCGCGTGAAGAGGAGCCGTCTCCAAACTGCTGAATCTCGACACCGCGACTGACCCGATCAATAAACTTAAAGGGCGCCATATCGGGGCGACCACGGGGTCCATACACGGTGAAGAAGCGCAACGCCGAGATGTTCAACTGGTAGAGATGATGATAGGTGTACGCCAAAAGTTCGCAAGCTTTTTTGCTGGCGGCGTACGGTGAGACCGGATTGTCCACGACTTCCTCCTCGGAAAAGAAGGTAGACTTGGAACCCCCGTAGACCGAAGAACTCGAGGCAAACACGAAATTCTTCACGTTGAACTTGGCCGACAATTCCATCAAATGCGTGGTACCCTTGATGTTGCTGTGTATGTACACGTACGGATCCTGAATGGAGGGGCGTACACCGGCACGAGCCGCCATATGACACACCCATTGGGGTCGTTCGTCTTGAAAAATCTGCTCCATCAGGGCTTCGTCGCAGATATCACCATGGTATATTTTGAGACGTTTTTCGTCGGTATAAGCCTGGCGCAATAATTCCAGATTGGCCTGCTTGATACGGATATCGTAGTAGTCGTTCATTTCGTCGATAATCACGACGTCGTCTCCACGCGCCAACAGATATTCGGCCACGTGACTTCCGATAAAACCGGCACCTCCCGTCACCAGGACCTTTTTGTAGTCGACGTGAGGAGGAACCGTTGTAGTGGATGCGCCATCAATCTCCGTCAAGTCCATTGACGTATGGTTGCGGGACATGGAGTgcgacgacgattccgatgGCGAAGAGCTCGACTGGGAGGTTGCATCATCGTCAGATGCCTGCAGTGCCGGCATGCTGGCAGCATGATTGAGTTTCATGACTAAAATGGTATATTGTTCTTGTGGTGTTTGCTTGCGTCTGAGTCTTTATAAAGCCTTGGTTCCTCCTGTGATGTGAAAAAATCAAAGTTGCGTCAGGAAACAGTGGACCACACGAAAACACCGGACCCATCCGCCGAATCGTCGGAacaatgatgacgacgcacgacgacg contains the following coding sequences:
- a CDS encoding nad-dependent epimerase/dehydratase (Precise function unknown. A member of a family of related epimerases and dehydratases, probably catalyzes the isomerization of nucleotide sugars. Similarity with some bacterial proteins suggests it may be involved in formation of UDP-hexuronic acid derivatives. Uses bound NAD+ as co-factor.), whose translation is MKLNHAASMPALQASDDDATSQSSSSPSESSSHSMSRNHTSMDLTEIDGASTTTVPPHVDYKKVLVTGGAGFIGSHVAEYLLARGDDVVIIDEMNDYYDIRIKQANLELLRQAYTDEKRLKIYHGDICDEALMEQIFQDERPQWVCHMAARAGVRPSIQDPYVYIHSNIKGTTHLMELSAKFNVKNFVFASSSSVYGGSKSTFFSEEEVVDNPVSPYAASKKACELLAYTYHHLYQLNISALRFFTVYGPRGRPDMAPFKFIDRVSRGVEIQQFGDGSSSRDYTYISDIVDGVVRAIDRPHKYEVFNLGKGSGTSLKEFIDLVQKHTDRKAVIRVMPDQPGDVPYTCADVSKADRLLGYKSKISFEEGIRRTAHWYQKAYATRELEVCPELQANGMGRAPSMVELKQF
- a CDS encoding predicted protein, translated to MSLEESSTMPEENDVLLGRGGATNNHYGNCAYRSIVAGYRTEYLAARKKDKVVIARKIVELVHRNGGRFLARDDVSDAWTEAPDKRAVSKTSQTLREGLDVRNNVIRTKKSVRHSSDFVGSDEGSRKRAKISSGKLSPAIVSLSGENARDMPDLHEEVETMLRYQPSPIDRSHMKNVCEI